A genomic window from Pyxidicoccus trucidator includes:
- a CDS encoding DUF420 domain-containing protein, with translation MSNAAPAALPPRVSDRAFFIFTAVVSVAALSFLAWILLVRRGGAVSGVDLRFLPAVNAGLNATAAALLIAGWVAVKRGAKRLHQYLMVSAFAASALFLVCYLSYHYVHGNTRYAGEWRALYLVILASHVLLSMPVVPMALVAFYFAWRKEFARHRKVTRWLAPIWVYVSVTGVVVFFMLRGSMPAVP, from the coding sequence ATGTCGAACGCCGCCCCCGCTGCCCTGCCCCCCCGAGTGAGTGACCGGGCCTTCTTCATCTTCACGGCCGTGGTGTCCGTGGCCGCGCTGTCGTTCCTCGCGTGGATTCTGCTGGTGCGGCGCGGCGGCGCGGTGAGCGGGGTGGATCTGCGCTTCCTGCCGGCCGTCAATGCGGGGCTCAACGCGACGGCGGCGGCGCTGCTCATCGCCGGGTGGGTGGCGGTGAAGCGCGGGGCGAAGCGGCTGCACCAGTATCTGATGGTGTCCGCCTTCGCGGCGTCCGCGCTCTTCCTGGTCTGCTACCTGTCCTACCACTACGTGCACGGCAACACGCGCTACGCGGGTGAGTGGCGCGCGCTGTACCTGGTCATCCTGGCCAGCCACGTGCTGCTGTCCATGCCGGTGGTGCCCATGGCGCTGGTGGCCTTCTACTTCGCGTGGCGCAAGGAGTTCGCCCGGCACCGCAAGGTGACGCGGTGGCTGGCGCCCATCTGGGTGTACGTGTCGGTGACGGGCGTCGTCGTCTTCTTCATGCTCCGCGGCAGCATGCCGGCGGTGCCGTAG
- a CDS encoding hybrid sensor histidine kinase/response regulator, with protein sequence MSLRVLLVDDSPSDRLAVRRALERDMESDWALETVTSAEEALARISAAPPDVVLVDYHLPGMTGVGLLRELHARHPGGAPAVVMLTGSGSERVAVDAMKAGAQDYLIKDNYSPDRLRRSLRSAVDTVRMKRELEDRRVRAERAERAAQEALAVRDELFALATHDLKGPLQIIALNAEVLRRQFPQGALKPTQESRLEHIVRAAQRMGELIDHFLEDTRGQEQALRRERLDLRALVGSKVHALEASARHRFVLHTDGEDLSGHWDVQALERVLENLLGNAVKYSAPGTTVTVMLARERGDPPDGVRLEVSDEGIGIPAEDLPHVFERFHRGRNVSRDVSGSGVGLASARRMVELHGGTIHVESQVGRGSTFTVRLPRGTPDGGELPSRQDPGSGKGGGSPSGSTPALLP encoded by the coding sequence ATGAGCCTGCGCGTGTTGCTGGTGGATGACAGCCCCTCGGACCGGCTCGCCGTGCGCCGGGCCCTGGAGCGCGACATGGAGTCGGACTGGGCGCTGGAGACCGTCACCTCCGCCGAGGAAGCCCTGGCGCGAATCTCCGCCGCGCCGCCGGACGTCGTGCTGGTGGACTACCACCTGCCGGGGATGACGGGCGTTGGCCTGCTGCGCGAGCTGCACGCGCGCCACCCGGGCGGCGCTCCCGCCGTGGTGATGCTCACCGGCAGCGGCAGCGAGCGCGTCGCGGTGGATGCGATGAAGGCGGGCGCCCAGGACTACCTCATCAAGGACAACTACAGCCCGGACCGCCTGCGCCGGAGCCTGCGGAGCGCGGTGGACACCGTGCGCATGAAACGCGAACTGGAGGACCGCCGCGTGCGCGCCGAGCGCGCGGAGCGGGCCGCCCAGGAGGCGCTGGCCGTGCGCGACGAGCTGTTCGCCCTGGCCACCCATGACCTCAAGGGGCCGCTGCAAATCATCGCCCTCAACGCTGAGGTGCTGCGCCGCCAGTTCCCTCAAGGGGCCCTCAAGCCCACGCAGGAGTCGCGGCTGGAGCACATCGTCCGTGCCGCGCAGCGCATGGGCGAGCTCATCGACCACTTCCTCGAGGACACGCGCGGCCAGGAGCAGGCGCTGCGGCGCGAGCGCCTCGACCTGCGCGCCCTGGTGGGCTCCAAGGTGCACGCGCTGGAGGCGTCCGCCCGCCACCGCTTCGTCCTGCACACGGATGGTGAGGACCTCAGCGGCCACTGGGACGTCCAGGCCCTGGAGCGCGTGCTGGAGAACCTGCTGGGCAACGCGGTGAAGTACAGCGCCCCCGGCACCACCGTCACCGTCATGCTGGCCCGGGAGCGCGGCGACCCGCCGGACGGGGTGCGGCTGGAGGTGTCCGACGAGGGCATCGGCATCCCCGCCGAGGACCTGCCCCATGTCTTCGAGCGCTTCCATCGCGGGCGCAACGTGTCCCGGGACGTGTCCGGCAGCGGCGTGGGGCTGGCCAGCGCCCGCCGCATGGTGGAGCTGCACGGGGGCACCATCCACGTGGAGAGCCAGGTGGGCCGGGGCTCAACCTTCACCGTGCGCCTGCCCCGGGGCACGCCCGACGGCGGAGAGCTCCCATCGAGGCAGGACCCTGGCTCCGGGAAGGGCGGGGGCTCCCCCTCCGGCTCCACTCCCGCGCTGCTGCCCTGA
- a CDS encoding response regulator, translating into MTGTRPLLLVEDSDADAVALERIARRLPSPLPLVRVRDGESALDYLYQRGTYASAPRPALVLLDLHMPGMGGREVLSRLKADPRLRCLPIIIFSSSKEPLDVEGAYADGANSYLFKPEPGEQLEVAARALQAFWLHAARLPGAEDSTA; encoded by the coding sequence ATGACAGGGACACGACCCCTGCTGCTCGTGGAGGACAGCGACGCGGACGCGGTGGCACTGGAGCGCATCGCCCGGCGGCTCCCCTCGCCCCTGCCCCTGGTTCGCGTGCGCGACGGGGAGAGCGCGCTGGACTACCTCTACCAGCGCGGCACCTACGCGAGCGCGCCACGGCCGGCGCTGGTGCTGTTGGATTTGCACATGCCGGGCATGGGCGGCCGCGAGGTGCTGTCGCGCCTCAAGGCGGACCCGCGGCTGCGCTGCCTCCCCATCATCATCTTCTCCAGCTCGAAGGAGCCGCTGGACGTGGAGGGCGCCTACGCGGACGGCGCCAACAGCTACCTCTTCAAGCCGGAGCCCGGCGAGCAGCTCGAGGTCGCCGCGCGTGCCCTCCAGGCGTTCTGGCTCCACGCGGCGCGGCTGCCCGGCGCGGAGGACTCGACGGCATGA
- a CDS encoding ATP-binding protein, translating into MRPSAPELDLSQCDREPIHLLGGVQPHGVLLAFREPDLTVVVVSANAEGLLGLPPESLRGQSVTRVLDADSLRRVRAGPAIGPVWVTAGGRACSALLHTLDSLTVLELELLEDEDATAEEDALSAVHQLVSPLALARGTTALLQAAADGVRGLIGFDRVMVYRFHADWHGEVLAESRSADVDGFLGLHFPATDIPVQARALYTRNPLRLIADVNARPVALVPPTLPDTGHPLDLSGAALRSVSEVHLEYLRNMGVGASFSVSLLKDGALWGLIACHHLSPRHVSAARRQACEVLARLLSLQLSAEERGAEAASRARRADLQGQLVTRLGEGPSLPVALDSHGELLLELTGATGAALLLGDVLDADAQGATGDTPLLFGKTPGEAEVRALAAWLAAEAGRGATFQTERLGALYPPLAARTDVAAGLLAVRLDPEAPRFALWFRPEVSHTVIWAGDPHKPARPEPGQTRLHPRGSFAAWREEVRGASAPWTREDVAAAESFRGALAGMVLRHAAELSRLSRALARSNAELESFSGTVGHDLKEPLRGIQQYTTFFLEDHADSLDPEGREHLQAVGWLARRTQAMLDDLFEYSRLGRLELAWGETEMQELVDEVLGTLSARLEEGRTEVRLPRRLPRVACDAVRIRQVWANLLTNAVKYQPAEPRWVELGFLGPGEPRPAAAHRSDAPYVFFVRDPGIGIPPQFHESIFEMFRRLHPAQAYGGGSGAGLAIARRLVRLHGGDLWVDSAPGQGSTFYFTLGRGPA; encoded by the coding sequence ATGCGTCCCTCCGCGCCTGAGCTGGACCTCTCGCAATGTGACAGGGAGCCCATCCACCTGCTCGGCGGTGTCCAGCCGCACGGCGTGCTGCTGGCCTTCCGTGAGCCGGACCTCACCGTGGTGGTGGTGAGCGCCAACGCCGAAGGGTTGCTCGGCCTGCCGCCCGAGTCGCTGCGAGGCCAGTCCGTCACCCGCGTGCTGGACGCGGACTCCCTGCGGCGCGTGCGCGCCGGCCCCGCCATCGGCCCGGTGTGGGTGACGGCGGGAGGCCGCGCCTGCTCCGCGCTGCTGCACACCCTCGACAGCCTGACGGTGCTGGAGCTGGAGCTCCTCGAGGACGAAGACGCGACGGCAGAGGAGGACGCACTGTCCGCCGTGCACCAGCTGGTGTCTCCGCTGGCGCTGGCCCGTGGGACGACCGCGCTCCTCCAGGCCGCCGCGGACGGGGTGCGCGGGCTCATCGGCTTCGACCGCGTCATGGTGTACCGCTTCCACGCGGACTGGCACGGCGAGGTGCTGGCCGAGAGCCGGAGCGCGGACGTGGATGGCTTCCTGGGCCTGCACTTCCCCGCCACCGACATCCCAGTCCAGGCCCGGGCCCTCTACACGCGCAACCCGCTGCGCCTCATCGCGGACGTGAATGCGCGCCCGGTGGCGCTGGTGCCGCCCACGCTGCCGGACACCGGCCATCCACTGGACCTGTCCGGCGCCGCGCTGCGCAGCGTGTCCGAGGTGCACCTGGAGTACCTGCGCAACATGGGCGTGGGCGCGTCCTTCTCCGTGTCGCTGCTGAAGGACGGCGCGCTGTGGGGCCTCATCGCCTGTCACCACCTCTCGCCGCGCCACGTGTCCGCCGCAAGGCGCCAGGCCTGCGAGGTGCTCGCGCGACTCCTGTCCCTCCAGCTCTCCGCCGAGGAGCGCGGTGCCGAGGCCGCCTCCCGCGCCCGCCGCGCGGACCTCCAGGGCCAGCTCGTCACGCGCCTTGGCGAGGGCCCCTCGCTGCCCGTCGCGCTGGACTCGCATGGCGAGCTGCTGCTGGAGCTCACCGGCGCCACCGGCGCGGCGCTGCTGCTCGGTGACGTCCTCGACGCGGACGCGCAGGGGGCCACGGGCGACACGCCGCTCCTCTTCGGGAAGACGCCCGGAGAGGCCGAGGTGCGGGCCCTGGCCGCGTGGCTCGCGGCGGAGGCTGGCCGGGGCGCCACCTTCCAGACGGAGCGCCTGGGCGCGCTCTACCCACCCCTGGCCGCGCGCACGGACGTGGCGGCGGGCCTGCTGGCGGTGCGGCTGGACCCCGAGGCGCCCCGCTTCGCCCTCTGGTTCCGCCCCGAGGTGTCTCACACCGTCATCTGGGCGGGCGACCCCCACAAGCCGGCGCGACCGGAGCCGGGACAGACGCGGCTGCACCCGCGCGGCTCCTTCGCCGCGTGGCGCGAGGAGGTGCGCGGCGCGAGCGCTCCCTGGACACGCGAGGACGTGGCAGCCGCCGAGTCCTTCCGGGGAGCGCTGGCCGGCATGGTGCTGCGTCACGCGGCGGAGCTGTCGCGCCTGTCGCGCGCGCTGGCCCGCTCCAACGCGGAGCTGGAGTCCTTCAGCGGCACGGTGGGGCATGACCTCAAGGAGCCGCTGCGCGGCATCCAGCAGTACACGACCTTCTTCCTGGAGGACCACGCCGACTCGCTGGACCCGGAGGGCCGCGAGCACCTCCAGGCCGTTGGCTGGCTCGCCCGCCGCACCCAGGCGATGCTGGACGACCTCTTCGAGTACAGCCGCCTCGGGCGCCTGGAGCTGGCCTGGGGCGAGACGGAGATGCAGGAGCTGGTGGACGAGGTGCTCGGCACGCTCTCCGCGCGGCTGGAAGAGGGGCGGACCGAGGTGCGCCTGCCCCGCCGCCTGCCCCGCGTCGCCTGCGACGCCGTGCGCATCCGCCAGGTGTGGGCCAACCTCCTCACCAACGCGGTCAAGTACCAGCCAGCCGAGCCGCGCTGGGTGGAGCTTGGCTTCCTCGGGCCGGGCGAGCCCCGTCCGGCGGCGGCGCACCGCTCGGACGCGCCCTACGTTTTCTTCGTGAGAGACCCGGGCATCGGCATTCCGCCGCAGTTCCACGAGAGCATCTTCGAGATGTTCCGGCGCCTGCACCCTGCGCAGGCCTATGGCGGGGGCTCCGGCGCGGGGCTCGCCATCGCCCGCAGGCTGGTGCGGCTGCACGGCGGTGACCTCTGGGTGGACTCCGCGCCGGGGCAGGGCTCCACCTTCTACTTCACCCTGGGCCGGGGGCCGGCATGA